A genome region from Ignavibacteriota bacterium includes the following:
- the trxB gene encoding thioredoxin-disulfide reductase, with amino-acid sequence MKTRARALGFSAVGIADASEGGDDAVRLQQWLDRGYAASMHWMEKRKAERGDPSALLPGLASIIVVSMNYFVPSVVPEGTPKISRYARGDDYHDVMRGRMTEFVRWLGEAFPGTSSTWYVDTGPVMEKPWAQRAGIGWIGKHTTLISPADGSWVFLGVVLTTAVLDADEPAVDRCGSCTACIDACPTAAIVEPYVLDAGKCIAYLTIEHRGAFAPDAEASLDGWIFGCDVCQDVCPWNAKRAHPTAETAFTPRGGTLAPDAEVLIGLTEKEFGGALRGDASAAREGGRDATELHRVSEGSAPTLTRIHRCEHPTSIETIPEISMPQHHKVIIVGSGPAGLTAALYTARANLSPVVFEGVQPGGQLTITTEVENYPGFPAGIMGPELMDHMRNQAHKFGARSVYKNIAKVDLGVRPFHLWSDGEEFTADAVIVATGASAKLLGLPSEKEYMGYGVSACATCDGFFYRGLEVVVVGGGDTAVEEATFLTRFATKVTIIHRRDALRASKVMQEKAAKNPKIAFAWDSVIEEILGTSENGKKVVTGIRLKNLKTGVVADMKTDGVFMGIGHQPNTGLFAGQLDMDSVGYLVTKERSTRTNIPGVFAAGDVADSVYRQAITAAGSGCQAALDAERWLEDQHS; translated from the coding sequence GTGAAGACGCGTGCACGCGCTCTGGGGTTCTCTGCCGTGGGTATCGCAGATGCCTCGGAGGGCGGCGATGATGCGGTGCGATTGCAGCAATGGCTGGACCGCGGGTATGCGGCGTCCATGCATTGGATGGAGAAACGGAAGGCGGAACGCGGCGATCCCTCCGCCCTGCTTCCCGGTCTGGCCTCCATCATCGTTGTGTCGATGAACTACTTCGTGCCCTCGGTCGTGCCGGAAGGAACGCCGAAGATCTCGCGCTATGCACGGGGAGATGATTACCATGATGTGATGCGCGGGCGGATGACCGAGTTCGTGCGATGGCTGGGAGAGGCTTTTCCGGGCACGTCTTCGACATGGTATGTCGATACTGGCCCGGTGATGGAAAAGCCCTGGGCACAGCGTGCGGGGATCGGGTGGATCGGGAAGCATACCACGCTCATTTCTCCCGCGGATGGTTCCTGGGTGTTCCTCGGTGTCGTGTTGACCACCGCGGTGTTGGACGCGGACGAGCCGGCGGTGGACCGGTGCGGGAGCTGCACGGCGTGCATCGATGCATGTCCGACAGCGGCGATCGTTGAGCCGTATGTACTGGATGCGGGAAAATGTATTGCGTATCTTACCATCGAACACCGCGGGGCGTTCGCGCCTGATGCCGAAGCATCGCTCGATGGGTGGATCTTCGGTTGCGATGTCTGTCAGGACGTGTGTCCGTGGAATGCGAAGCGTGCCCACCCGACGGCGGAAACAGCTTTCACACCGCGGGGCGGCACGTTGGCACCGGATGCGGAGGTGCTGATCGGACTGACCGAGAAGGAATTCGGGGGAGCTCTTCGCGGGGACGCCAGTGCTGCGCGCGAAGGCGGCCGGGATGCAACGGAATTGCATCGCGTTTCAGAAGGGTCAGCGCCCACACTGACCCGAATCCATCGTTGTGAGCATCCTACGAGTATTGAGACCATCCCGGAGATTTCCATGCCACAGCATCACAAGGTCATCATCGTTGGGTCCGGCCCGGCCGGGCTCACCGCTGCGCTGTATACCGCACGGGCGAACCTGAGTCCCGTTGTGTTCGAAGGGGTGCAGCCGGGCGGACAGCTCACCATCACCACCGAAGTGGAGAACTATCCCGGTTTTCCGGCCGGTATCATGGGTCCGGAGCTGATGGACCACATGCGGAACCAGGCGCATAAATTCGGCGCGCGATCGGTGTACAAGAACATCGCGAAAGTGGACCTGGGTGTTCGTCCCTTCCATCTCTGGAGTGACGGGGAGGAGTTCACGGCAGATGCGGTCATCGTGGCGACCGGAGCATCGGCAAAGTTACTTGGACTACCATCCGAGAAGGAGTACATGGGATACGGGGTGTCTGCCTGCGCAACGTGCGATGGGTTCTTCTACCGCGGCCTTGAGGTCGTGGTGGTCGGTGGCGGCGATACGGCAGTTGAAGAGGCCACGTTCCTGACGCGGTTCGCGACCAAAGTGACGATCATTCATCGCCGCGATGCGCTGCGGGCATCGAAGGTGATGCAGGAGAAGGCGGCAAAGAATCCGAAGATCGCCTTCGCCTGGGATTCGGTGATCGAGGAGATCCTCGGGACGTCGGAGAACGGCAAGAAGGTCGTGACGGGGATCAGGCTCAAGAACCTTAAGACCGGTGTGGTAGCGGACATGAAGACCGATGGTGTGTTCATGGGTATTGGCCACCAGCCGAACACAGGGTTATTCGCGGGCCAATTGGACATGGACAGTGTCGGGTATCTGGTAACGAAGGAGCGGTCCACGCGGACGAATATTCCGGGTGTCTTTGCAGCCGGGGATGTTGCCGACAGTGTTTATCGGCAGGCGATCACGGCGGCGGGTTCCGGATGTCAGGCTGCGCTTGATGCGGAGCGATGGCTCGAAGATCAGCATTCGTAA
- a CDS encoding Hsp20/alpha crystallin family protein translates to MMMRIERFPVIRPALHNILNLEKELESLFGTDSYPVAAPVRHRSPLMNVAENEKETIVTLELPGVVREDVKIAFEGSVLSIIGERKERQLPEGAHWVRNESYAGTFRRDLRLAKPVNAGAVSAELKNGVLQIVLPTAEEARPREISIR, encoded by the coding sequence ATGATGATGCGAATCGAGCGCTTTCCGGTGATCCGTCCGGCACTGCACAACATTTTGAACCTCGAAAAGGAACTGGAGTCTTTGTTCGGAACCGACTCGTATCCCGTCGCCGCACCGGTAAGACACCGTTCCCCGTTGATGAACGTTGCGGAGAACGAAAAAGAGACCATTGTCACGCTCGAGCTTCCCGGGGTGGTCAGGGAGGATGTCAAGATCGCTTTCGAGGGTAGCGTGCTCTCGATCATCGGTGAGCGCAAGGAGCGTCAGCTTCCCGAGGGGGCTCATTGGGTGCGTAACGAATCGTATGCCGGCACGTTCCGGCGTGACCTCCGGCTGGCGAAGCCCGTCAATGCCGGCGCGGTGAGTGCAGAGCTGAAGAATGGCGTGCTGCAGATCGTGCTTCCCACTGCGGAAGAGGCCCGGCCACGCGAGATCTCGATCCGATAA
- a CDS encoding Hsp20/alpha crystallin family protein: MERSIDVRDQQMNTENSYDRCRIPTADVYETSDAFVVMLDLPGVQKEGISLLHEKGELKVRAVAPAGQPSDMKVLVREVRPATFFRTFTLGEGIDTGSIDARFESGVLTVKLLKSAASRSREITIS; this comes from the coding sequence ATGGAACGATCCATTGATGTGCGTGATCAGCAGATGAACACCGAAAACAGCTACGATCGTTGTCGCATTCCCACGGCGGATGTGTATGAGACCAGCGATGCATTCGTTGTGATGCTCGATCTGCCGGGCGTGCAGAAGGAAGGCATCTCGCTCCTCCACGAGAAGGGCGAGTTGAAGGTGAGGGCTGTTGCTCCGGCCGGACAGCCGTCCGACATGAAGGTGCTGGTCCGCGAAGTGCGACCGGCCACGTTTTTCCGGACATTCACGCTGGGAGAGGGCATCGACACCGGGAGCATTGATGCCCGTTTTGAATCAGGTGTTTTGACCGTGAAATTGCTCAAAAGTGCGGCCTCCAGGTCGCGCGAGATAACCATCAGCTAA
- a CDS encoding Hsp20/alpha crystallin family protein has product MTLMRWTPSRELPTLPSEVWSMQREINRMFDNFFRGNAGEEELHMPSWDPAVDVAESTDAYVVKVELPGVNRNDVKIVVQDRQLTIRGEKKQEKDAREASYHRIERSYGAFQRTFTLPSGVKSDKIEAAYTDGILSVTLPKAEEAKAKEIEVRVK; this is encoded by the coding sequence ATGACACTGATGCGCTGGACACCAAGCCGTGAACTTCCGACTTTGCCGTCGGAGGTGTGGTCGATGCAGAGGGAGATCAACCGGATGTTCGACAATTTCTTCCGTGGCAATGCGGGGGAAGAGGAGTTACACATGCCGTCGTGGGATCCGGCCGTGGATGTGGCCGAGAGCACCGATGCCTATGTGGTGAAGGTCGAGCTCCCCGGGGTGAACCGGAACGATGTGAAGATCGTCGTTCAGGACCGTCAGCTCACCATACGCGGGGAGAAGAAGCAGGAGAAGGACGCGAGGGAAGCCTCCTACCACAGGATCGAACGGAGTTATGGTGCTTTTCAGCGGACCTTCACGCTCCCGTCGGGTGTCAAATCCGACAAGATCGAAGCCGCGTACACCGACGGGATCCTGTCGGTCACCTTGCCCAAGGCCGAGGAAGCAAAGGCAAAGGAGATCGAAGTCCGGGTGAAGTGA
- the sppA gene encoding signal peptide peptidase SppA, whose product MSKSTKWFLVILGIVLVTGLLITVVFVSMIGNLGGGGTETVTTGSGDKIGVVELQGVITSSEDFVRQVKKFREQSSIRAILIRIDSPGGGVVASQEMYEEVRKTRESGKPVVVSMGSLAASGGYYVACGASRLVANRGTLTGSIGVISEFLQMHELLGKVGVDIKTIKAGALKDAGSSSRPMTEKDQKYFQALMDDVHRQFITVVADERGFDSAYASELADGRVFTGEQAVVAGLVDTIGTYEDAIQITAEIAGIEGEPSLVREKKRRTWLESMTGDVTEQVRAATQEMLSWPVMSFRFTGR is encoded by the coding sequence ATGTCGAAATCCACAAAGTGGTTCCTTGTCATCCTTGGCATTGTGCTCGTCACCGGCCTTCTCATCACCGTCGTCTTCGTCTCCATGATCGGCAACCTTGGCGGCGGCGGTACTGAGACCGTCACGACGGGGTCGGGTGACAAGATCGGTGTCGTCGAACTGCAGGGCGTGATCACGTCCTCGGAAGATTTTGTCCGGCAGGTGAAGAAGTTCCGAGAGCAGTCCTCCATCCGTGCGATCCTCATCCGCATCGATTCTCCGGGTGGCGGGGTGGTGGCGAGCCAGGAGATGTACGAAGAAGTGCGCAAGACGCGTGAGAGCGGGAAGCCTGTGGTGGTGTCGATGGGTTCGCTCGCCGCGAGCGGCGGGTACTACGTTGCCTGCGGCGCATCGCGCCTTGTTGCCAACCGCGGCACGCTCACCGGCAGCATCGGTGTGATCTCCGAGTTCCTGCAGATGCATGAGCTGCTCGGCAAGGTCGGCGTGGACATCAAGACGATCAAGGCGGGCGCACTCAAGGATGCCGGGTCGTCGTCGCGCCCGATGACGGAGAAGGACCAGAAGTATTTCCAGGCGCTCATGGATGATGTGCACCGGCAGTTCATCACGGTGGTCGCCGATGAACGCGGCTTCGATTCCGCGTACGCCAGCGAGCTCGCCGACGGACGTGTGTTCACGGGTGAGCAGGCGGTGGTGGCGGGACTGGTGGACACGATCGGGACCTATGAGGATGCCATCCAGATCACGGCAGAGATCGCGGGCATCGAAGGCGAGCCGTCGCTGGTGCGCGAGAAGAAACGCCGCACATGGTTGGAGTCGATGACGGGTGATGTGACAGAGCAGGTGCGTGCCGCCACGCAGGAGATGCTGTCGTGGCCGGTGATGTCGTTCAGGTTCACGGGCCGGTAG
- a CDS encoding integration host factor subunit beta, with amino-acid sequence MTKADIVDTIATATGLTKVETEAVVDGFISTVINALKEGKNIEIRGFGSYKVKKRKGRVARNPRTGEQVMVDEHWVPLFKVSKEVKTLVNENMKKSAQP; translated from the coding sequence GTGACAAAGGCGGACATTGTGGATACGATTGCGACTGCCACCGGATTGACGAAGGTTGAGACCGAGGCGGTGGTGGACGGCTTCATCTCCACGGTCATCAATGCGCTGAAGGAAGGGAAGAACATCGAGATCCGCGGCTTCGGCAGCTACAAGGTGAAGAAGCGGAAGGGCCGCGTTGCGCGCAACCCGCGCACCGGCGAACAGGTGATGGTCGACGAGCACTGGGTGCCGTTGTTCAAGGTGTCCAAGGAGGTCAAGACGCTCGTCAATGAGAACATGAAGAAATCAGCACAGCCGTAA
- a CDS encoding tetratricopeptide repeat protein: MAEAKAICGSCGAGVTFGAERCPACGERLSWSAAAPAAGAGKACLNCGQLNEPGAVTCSSCGAKLGVVKGQRGGQQQRKQHSMRDATPKRAIEPWQIIAVVAVLALVGVLAYVELSRDHAPAASPAAASAPMTMPPMMQQQPAVDIAALEAAVKVSPNDTKTVLALANGLHDNGDYLRAVEVYAKYLKTHPKDPDARVDMGVCYYQLGMQDTVNTARYFALAITEMEAALRGTPTHQPAAFNLGVVNLQKGDLDISNRWFRKAVELGPTTDLGTRAQRMLQQHSSIP, translated from the coding sequence ATGGCGGAGGCGAAAGCGATCTGTGGCTCCTGTGGAGCCGGTGTCACATTCGGAGCGGAGCGGTGCCCTGCATGCGGTGAACGCCTGTCATGGAGCGCTGCTGCGCCCGCGGCGGGTGCGGGCAAAGCGTGCCTGAACTGCGGCCAGTTGAATGAGCCGGGTGCTGTCACGTGTTCCTCATGCGGTGCGAAGCTCGGCGTGGTGAAGGGCCAGCGGGGCGGACAGCAGCAGAGGAAGCAGCACAGTATGCGCGACGCGACACCGAAGCGCGCCATCGAGCCGTGGCAGATCATTGCGGTGGTGGCGGTCCTCGCGCTCGTGGGCGTGCTCGCCTATGTGGAACTCTCGCGCGATCACGCACCGGCAGCGTCACCCGCGGCAGCGTCCGCGCCGATGACGATGCCGCCGATGATGCAGCAGCAGCCGGCCGTGGACATCGCAGCGCTGGAAGCGGCGGTGAAGGTGAGCCCCAACGATACGAAGACGGTGCTGGCCCTGGCCAACGGCCTGCACGACAACGGCGACTACCTGCGTGCCGTGGAGGTCTATGCGAAGTATTTGAAGACGCATCCCAAGGATCCGGACGCCCGTGTCGATATGGGTGTCTGTTATTATCAACTCGGGATGCAGGACACCGTGAACACGGCGCGGTATTTCGCGCTCGCGATCACGGAGATGGAGGCCGCCTTGCGCGGCACGCCGACACATCAACCGGCGGCGTTCAATCTGGGTGTGGTCAACCTGCAGAAGGGCGATCTCGATATATCGAACCGGTGGTTCCGCAAGGCGGTGGAGCTGGGTCCGACGACGGATCTCGGTACGAGGGCCCAGCGGATGCTGCAGCAACATTCATCTATTCCCTAA
- a CDS encoding YtxH domain-containing protein: MTKNEGMLKGLVIGLLAGGAIGAVVALLYAPKSGRELRADLKEKADEFRDDAEEYLTVARTKAGDMVSEAKKRSESLITDAKRKADTLLVDAEKVLTDARQKTGSVGEEASRVKHAMKAGMDAFKEERRRS, from the coding sequence ATGACGAAGAACGAGGGCATGCTGAAGGGCCTGGTGATCGGCCTGCTTGCCGGCGGGGCCATCGGTGCGGTGGTCGCATTGCTGTACGCGCCGAAGAGCGGCCGCGAGTTGCGTGCGGACCTGAAAGAGAAGGCCGATGAGTTCCGGGACGATGCTGAAGAGTATCTGACCGTCGCGCGCACGAAGGCCGGCGACATGGTGAGCGAAGCCAAGAAGCGCTCCGAGAGCCTGATCACCGACGCGAAGCGGAAGGCGGATACGCTGCTGGTGGATGCGGAGAAGGTGCTGACCGACGCCCGCCAGAAGACCGGCTCGGTGGGTGAAGAAGCGTCACGCGTGAAACACGCGATGAAAGCCGGGATGGATGCATTCAAAGAAGAGCGTCGCCGCTCCTAA
- a CDS encoding DUF948 domain-containing protein, whose product MELALNLALIIALLCLSALCIYMIVVLLRLRDVMTNLEKDVKEITTRAIPVLDNMEYITTRVKNITDNIDDQVAAVRESIGSIRAIADNVVDLERRVQERIEGPILETVGFVAAVFKGVRTFFDRVRI is encoded by the coding sequence GTGGAACTCGCACTCAACCTAGCACTCATCATCGCGCTGCTCTGTCTCTCTGCCCTCTGTATCTACATGATCGTCGTCCTCCTCCGCCTCCGGGATGTCATGACCAATCTGGAAAAGGATGTGAAGGAGATCACCACCCGCGCCATCCCCGTTCTCGACAACATGGAGTACATCACCACGCGGGTGAAGAACATCACCGACAATATCGACGACCAGGTGGCCGCGGTCCGCGAGTCCATCGGGTCGATCAGAGCCATTGCTGATAATGTTGTGGACCTCGAGCGGCGAGTGCAAGAACGCATCGAGGGGCCGATCCTTGAGACCGTCGGATTCGTTGCCGCGGTCTTCAAAGGTGTACGGACTTTTTTTGACCGCGTCCGCATCTGA
- the fusA gene encoding elongation factor G, with protein sequence MKEYTPDHIRNVSLIGHGGAGKTMTAEALLFSAGATTRLGRVEEGNTVSDYRADEIERRISVSSSLLNCEWKGNKINILDTPGYTDFTGDVKAALRVTDTALLLVKAVEGVEVGTEIVWRYTQEYQNSVVLIMNKLDQENADFDRVLAQARENLSHDIVPLQFPLKQGLGFDSIVDVIRMKVLKYTPGTNGKFTEEEIPGSAQARAQEFRQQVLEVIAETDENLLNTYLEKGTLSPEEVKAGLKTGIRQRKLFPLLCASSTQNIGLTALLDALIDFTPGPVERGTVDAKEGDKEVKVVQDPAGLPSMFVFKAVSESHVGELSLFRVFSGTVSPGLDMVNAHNGKPERLAQLFVMSGKDRKEIGHLMAGDLGAVVKLKDTHPNDTLSGKAHPISYPPIVFPESVFNMAVVPRSKGDEDKISTGLHAMHQEDPTFQFRVDGELHQTICSGQGEVHLDMMVKRLKARYNVDVDLVEPRVPYRETIKAVVKDAEYKHKKQTGGHGQYGHVHLRIEPLKRGQGFEFLDEIVGGVVPNKFIPAVEKGVIECMKEGVVAGYPVVDIRVALHYGSYHDVDSSEMAFKLAGSQAFRKGFMEAKPILLEPIYNIEVRVPEDAMGDVMGDISSRRGKIAGMDSEGRYQVIRATIPAAEIHRYATVLRSMTGGRGVYHASMSHYEEVPREQAEKVIAAAEKNKHKEAEV encoded by the coding sequence ATGAAGGAATACACACCCGATCACATTCGCAACGTGAGCCTCATCGGCCATGGCGGGGCCGGTAAAACGATGACCGCCGAAGCACTTCTGTTCTCCGCCGGCGCTACGACGCGCCTCGGCCGGGTCGAAGAAGGGAATACCGTCTCCGATTACCGCGCCGATGAGATCGAACGCCGCATCTCTGTCAGCAGCTCCCTGCTGAACTGCGAATGGAAGGGGAATAAGATCAACATCCTCGATACGCCGGGGTACACCGACTTCACCGGCGACGTGAAGGCCGCCCTCCGGGTGACCGACACCGCGCTCCTCCTGGTGAAGGCCGTGGAAGGCGTCGAGGTGGGGACCGAGATCGTCTGGCGGTACACGCAGGAGTACCAGAACAGCGTCGTGCTCATCATGAACAAGCTGGACCAGGAGAACGCGGACTTCGACCGCGTGCTGGCCCAGGCGCGCGAGAACCTCAGCCACGATATCGTGCCGCTGCAGTTCCCGCTGAAGCAGGGACTCGGGTTCGACAGCATCGTGGACGTGATCCGCATGAAGGTGCTGAAGTACACCCCGGGCACCAACGGCAAGTTCACCGAAGAAGAGATCCCCGGCAGTGCCCAGGCCCGCGCCCAGGAATTCCGCCAGCAGGTGCTCGAAGTGATCGCCGAAACGGATGAGAATCTCCTGAACACCTATCTCGAGAAGGGTACGCTCTCTCCCGAGGAGGTCAAGGCAGGACTCAAGACCGGCATCCGCCAGCGCAAACTCTTCCCCCTCCTCTGCGCATCGTCCACACAGAACATCGGGCTGACCGCCCTCCTCGATGCCCTCATCGATTTCACCCCGGGCCCGGTGGAGCGCGGAACGGTGGACGCGAAGGAAGGCGACAAGGAAGTGAAGGTCGTGCAGGACCCCGCCGGGCTGCCGTCCATGTTCGTCTTCAAGGCCGTCTCCGAATCGCACGTCGGCGAACTCTCCCTGTTCCGCGTGTTCAGCGGCACGGTGTCTCCCGGCCTCGATATGGTCAATGCCCATAACGGGAAGCCGGAACGCCTTGCCCAGCTGTTCGTGATGTCAGGCAAGGACCGCAAAGAGATCGGTCATCTGATGGCAGGCGATCTCGGTGCGGTGGTGAAGCTCAAGGACACCCACCCGAACGACACGCTGAGCGGCAAGGCGCATCCGATCTCGTATCCGCCGATCGTGTTCCCCGAATCCGTCTTCAATATGGCGGTCGTCCCCCGGTCCAAGGGTGACGAGGACAAGATCTCGACCGGCCTGCATGCGATGCACCAGGAGGACCCGACGTTCCAGTTCCGCGTGGACGGCGAGCTCCATCAGACGATCTGCAGCGGGCAGGGTGAAGTGCACCTGGACATGATGGTGAAGCGGCTGAAGGCGCGCTACAACGTGGATGTGGATCTTGTGGAGCCGCGCGTTCCGTACCGTGAGACCATCAAGGCCGTGGTGAAGGATGCCGAGTACAAGCACAAGAAGCAGACGGGTGGACACGGTCAGTACGGCCATGTGCATCTCCGCATCGAGCCGTTGAAGCGCGGCCAGGGATTCGAGTTCCTGGACGAGATCGTCGGCGGCGTGGTGCCCAACAAGTTCATTCCGGCGGTGGAGAAGGGCGTGATCGAGTGCATGAAGGAAGGTGTGGTCGCAGGGTATCCGGTGGTGGATATCCGGGTGGCACTGCACTACGGTTCCTACCATGACGTCGATTCGTCCGAAATGGCCTTCAAGCTTGCCGGATCGCAGGCGTTCCGGAAGGGGTTCATGGAAGCCAAGCCGATCCTGCTCGAGCCGATCTACAACATCGAGGTGCGCGTCCCCGAGGATGCGATGGGTGATGTGATGGGTGATATCTCCTCGCGGCGCGGCAAGATCGCGGGCATGGATTCGGAGGGCCGGTATCAGGTCATCCGCGCCACGATCCCGGCGGCGGAGATCCACCGGTATGCGACGGTGCTCCGCTCGATGACGGGCGGGCGCGGCGTGTACCACGCGAGCATGTCCCACTACGAAGAAGTGCCGCGTGAACAGGCAGAGAAGGTCATCGCCGCCGCGGAGAAGAACAAGCATAAAGAAGCGGAAGTCTGA